A window from Pseudobutyrivibrio ruminis HUN009 encodes these proteins:
- a CDS encoding IS3 family transposase produces the protein MRSERSWCRQGVHFFKQQEYEIIFELSGKFPVKHLCKVLDVNRSGFYKWKKRLEHPSDKMKSFVSDMLVFKEYHAKYPSHGYRWLNAKIRLDTGLIMSDQRAHRICKAAGITSIAKHYRYKKPGDPYKVFPNLLLSGMNINGPMECVVSDMTAFCLGGVYYELTLYMDLWNNEILTYSLSSKRGDRRTYISGLNELINIKSQYPDLQMILHTDQGSVYASKNFNEILPLYNIIHSMSRAGTPTDNAAMEAINGWIKAEIFSDLHITSNATIEKDIASYIVFFNEERPAYSLSYLTPKQYREYYSGETMCKNT, from the coding sequence ATACGAAGTGAAAGGAGTTGGTGTAGACAAGGAGTTCATTTCTTTAAACAACAAGAATACGAAATAATTTTTGAACTGTCTGGCAAGTTCCCTGTAAAACATTTATGTAAGGTACTTGATGTTAACCGTAGTGGCTTTTACAAGTGGAAAAAGCGCCTTGAGCATCCTTCTGACAAAATGAAATCATTTGTCAGTGACATGCTTGTGTTCAAAGAATATCATGCTAAGTATCCATCTCACGGATACCGTTGGCTTAATGCAAAAATAAGACTTGATACAGGTCTCATTATGTCTGATCAACGCGCTCACAGGATATGTAAAGCGGCTGGGATAACAAGTATTGCAAAGCATTATAGATACAAAAAGCCAGGAGATCCATACAAAGTATTTCCAAATCTTTTATTAAGTGGCATGAATATCAATGGTCCAATGGAATGTGTTGTAAGCGATATGACCGCATTCTGTCTTGGTGGAGTTTACTATGAGCTAACACTTTATATGGATTTATGGAACAATGAGATTCTTACTTATTCATTGTCATCAAAGCGTGGAGATAGACGAACGTATATCAGCGGCCTTAATGAGCTTATAAATATCAAATCTCAATACCCTGACCTTCAGATGATTCTGCATACCGACCAAGGGTCCGTTTATGCATCTAAAAACTTTAATGAAATACTGCCACTTTATAACATAATTCACTCTATGTCCCGTGCGGGAACTCCTACTGATAATGCTGCTATGGAAGCGATTAATGGTTGGATTAAGGCAGAGATATTTAGTGATCTACATATAACAAGCAATGCCACTATTGAAAAAGACATTGCCAGCTACATAGTGTTCTTCAATGAAGAACGCCCTGCCTACTCTCTGAGTTATCTGACTCCAAAACAGTATCGAGAGTATTACAGTGGAGAAACTATGTGTAAAAACACGTAA
- a CDS encoding Gfo/Idh/MocA family protein: MRYAIIGCGRISPNHVVASQKTGLDLVALCDLDLKNTEDKIKKFDLDASYVKQYTDYKKMLEEMKPELVAIATESGKHAQIALDCIEAGCNVIIEKPIALSLADADKIIEAGHKKGVKVCACHQNRFNKSIQMIREALEKGRFGRLLYGTAHIRWARDHEYYDRASWRGTWEQDGGALMNQCIHDIDLLRWMMGDDVVRVVGMTDRLKHDYIQAEDLGIALVQFANGSYGIIEGTTDVFPKNLEETLYIFGDKGTVKAGGDAVNLLEEWNFSDYIDEPEQVKKECSELPPNVYGFGHTKLYRDVIDAIENDREPYVNGEAGRRALEMVLAIYKSAATGESVEFPMKDCSTMDFVGRFDK, encoded by the coding sequence ATGAGATATGCAATTATTGGATGCGGACGTATTTCACCAAACCACGTAGTAGCATCACAGAAAACAGGCCTTGATTTAGTTGCACTTTGCGACCTTGACCTTAAAAACACAGAAGATAAAATCAAGAAGTTCGATCTTGATGCAAGCTATGTTAAGCAATACACAGATTACAAAAAGATGCTTGAGGAGATGAAGCCAGAGCTTGTAGCAATCGCTACAGAGTCAGGTAAGCATGCACAGATTGCCCTCGATTGTATCGAGGCTGGCTGCAACGTTATCATCGAAAAGCCAATTGCTCTTTCACTTGCAGATGCAGATAAAATCATCGAAGCAGGACACAAGAAAGGTGTTAAGGTTTGTGCTTGCCACCAGAACAGATTTAACAAGTCAATCCAGATGATTAGAGAAGCTCTTGAAAAGGGCAGATTTGGTCGTCTTTTATACGGTACAGCTCACATTCGCTGGGCTCGTGACCACGAATACTATGACCGCGCTTCATGGAGAGGCACATGGGAGCAGGACGGCGGAGCACTTATGAATCAGTGTATCCACGATATCGACCTTCTTCGTTGGATGATGGGTGATGATGTTGTTCGTGTCGTAGGTATGACAGACAGATTAAAGCACGACTACATCCAGGCCGAGGACCTTGGTATCGCTCTCGTTCAGTTTGCAAACGGTAGCTACGGTATCATCGAAGGAACTACAGACGTATTTCCTAAGAACCTCGAGGAGACACTTTACATCTTCGGCGACAAGGGTACAGTTAAGGCCGGCGGCGATGCTGTAAACCTTCTTGAAGAGTGGAATTTCTCAGATTACATTGACGAGCCAGAGCAGGTTAAGAAGGAATGCTCAGAGCTTCCTCCAAACGTATACGGCTTTGGTCATACAAAGCTCTATCGTGATGTTATCGACGCTATCGAAAACGACAGAGAGCCATATGTAAACGGCGAGGCAGGACGTCGCGCCCTTGAAATGGTTCTTGCTATTTATAAATCAGCTGCAACAGGAGAATCAGTTGAATTCCCAATGAAGGATTGCAGCACAATGGACTTCGTAGGAAGATTCGACAAATAA
- a CDS encoding O-antigen ligase family protein has protein sequence MVAAIVYARCDLGIALGMQYVLANVVANVLGAAWCFLLFVKDKNTTKQALLNPAMVWLIAFSVLVFIYGHFKLGVYTDMYSRQYHILTVVPAIFIMIILFHNKEDMLDVISWAGNIVIVATLITSLIFDPVWGEWLEGMTSRVGATPAGTCVDTGNLLLVMLIPLLYQVIINRQFKKHLPGVLLAIFQIVASGSKSSVLPIVLVFAIMLLGSAKDKKTVRRNILILVVIAVAGSAAIMLIPALYGIIGDRIVEMFSGIGATEYDLHTSTGQRMAVIAAVKEHFWEHPIFGHGFYAFKQMPYSLLEEYRPNEGTVIAYRNIHTHMNFLELLFSFGIFGFIMYYWFPVYLIIKSFFTKNKMAKLIIFSFMISFVFMDLGIDMFYKYMTPYYTYLVSYSLLKKES, from the coding sequence ATGGTAGCTGCTATCGTGTATGCTCGATGCGACCTTGGTATTGCCCTTGGAATGCAATACGTGCTTGCCAATGTAGTGGCAAATGTTCTTGGGGCAGCCTGGTGTTTTCTTCTTTTTGTAAAGGATAAAAATACAACAAAACAGGCTTTACTGAATCCAGCTATGGTATGGCTTATAGCTTTTTCAGTACTAGTATTTATATATGGTCATTTCAAACTTGGCGTTTACACTGATATGTACAGCCGTCAGTACCACATTCTGACAGTTGTTCCTGCTATTTTTATTATGATTATTCTCTTCCACAACAAAGAGGATATGCTTGATGTGATTTCTTGGGCCGGCAACATCGTCATAGTGGCTACGCTTATTACAAGCCTTATCTTTGATCCGGTGTGGGGCGAATGGCTAGAAGGCATGACATCCCGCGTTGGTGCTACACCAGCAGGCACATGTGTTGATACAGGAAATCTGCTATTGGTTATGTTGATTCCACTTTTGTATCAGGTAATCATTAATAGACAGTTCAAAAAGCATTTGCCAGGAGTTTTGCTCGCAATATTCCAGATTGTAGCATCTGGTTCAAAATCGTCAGTGCTTCCAATCGTACTTGTATTTGCAATTATGCTTCTCGGTTCGGCAAAAGATAAAAAGACAGTTAGAAGAAACATTCTAATCCTTGTAGTTATTGCTGTGGCAGGTTCAGCAGCTATTATGTTGATTCCAGCGTTATATGGAATCATCGGAGATAGAATCGTTGAAATGTTTTCAGGAATCGGCGCTACAGAATACGATTTGCACACCAGCACAGGACAGCGAATGGCAGTTATCGCTGCGGTGAAGGAGCATTTCTGGGAACACCCAATTTTCGGCCACGGCTTCTATGCATTCAAGCAAATGCCATATTCATTGCTTGAAGAGTACAGACCAAACGAAGGAACAGTTATTGCATACCGAAACATTCACACCCACATGAATTTCCTCGAGCTATTATTCTCTTTTGGAATCTTTGGGTTTATAATGTATTACTGGTTCCCAGTTTACCTAATCATTAAATCATTCTTTACCAAAAACAAAATGGCAAAGTTGATAATATTTTCATTTATGATTTCATTTGTGTTTATGGACTTGGGCATCGATATGTTCTATAAATACATGACACCATACTATACGTATCTCGTATCGTATAGTCTTTTGAAAAAGGAAAGCTAG